GAAATCCTAAAAGAGGGTTATCATGCTGAATTGATATCGACTCCAGTACCACTTACACCACCTGGCTGGATCTCTACAGTCACTGGTGTAAAACCAGAGACACATGGAATATACGACTTTTTAAGACCAGAAGTTACAAATAATGGTGTATATCTTAAGGTGAATGATTCGAGAGATATCAAAAACAATACAGTTTGGACAATAGCAAGCCGTCAGGGCAAAAAAATAACAAGCATGAACTTTTATGGAATGTCTCCACCTGTTGAGCTTGACGGTTATCTAATATCTGGCTTCATACCTTGGAAACATCTAAGGAGTGCTACGACACCTGAATCATTATTTGATGAAATAAAAGTAAGTAAAGATATAGATATTAAGAAGCTTGGTATGGATATAAGTGAAGAAAAAAAATGCATCCAAGGATTGCCAGAATCAGAATATGAAGAATGGATAGAGATGCAAGCAGTACGAGATGAGAACTGGACAAAACTAATGAAATATCTTATGAGAAAAGATCCAACAGATCTTACAGCAATAGTTTACGATGGTACTGATAAAATACAACATTTATTCTGGAGATATTTAGATCCAGAACTTGAGCAAAAAACGGTAACAAATGAATGGGCAAAGAGTATAAGAGAAAAGTGCCTTAATTACTATAAGCAAATCGATATTTCAATTAGAGATTTGGTAAAAGAATCTGGTGGTGAAACGAATTTGGTAATCACATCAGATCATGGCTTTGGACCAACAGATGAAGTAGTATACATAAATGAGTGGCTACACAGACAGGGATATTTAAAATGGGCCAACGACACAGAAGAAGAAGATAACACAAAACTAACTGCGGATAGGATAAAAGACCATTCATCAATGATTGATTGGAAAAATACTATGGCATATGTACTCACACCAAGCAGTAACGCTATTTATATAAATAGAAAATCAGAAGTCAATGAGAATGGCATAAGTGTGGAGGATTACCCTGGATTTTGCAAAAAAATACAAGAAGAACTATTAGCCTATAGTTGCGAGATTGATGGAGGCAAAATTTTCGTCAAAGCCGATCTTAACGAAAAAAGAATGAATAAAGAGGAAGATTTAAACTGTGCACCCGATATAACTCTTGGTCTAAGAGACAGCGGTTTCGTTTCTATCTTAAGATCAGCAGAAGTAGTACGAAAACGTGAAGTAATAGATGGAACACATAGGCCGAATGGCATATTTATAGGCTACGGGCCAATGTTTAATAAGGGAACCGGAAAAGAATTGTCGATTTATGATATTACTCCAATCTTATTATACGGCTTAGGAGCTTCGATACCAACTGGTCTGGACGGCGAGGTGCCAAAACATATAATTAATTCGGAATACTTGAAGGAAAATCCAGTAACTGTATCAGATAAATTGAATACAGAAAGGAAAGAATCTGAAAACAAAAAAGAAATATCAGAAGAGGAAAAAGAAGCTCTTATGGCTCAATTGAAAATGTTAGGATATATGGACTAGCACTCAATAAAAGCATTTGTTGTGAACTCAGTTCATGCAATTGATTAACCAAATAGACACATCGGAGTCAAAATGAAAAAAGCAAATTGTCTAGGAGCAAAAATAAATTATATGATATTAGGTACGAGACAGGACAAGTCACCAATAGTACTTGTTCATGGTCTAGGTGCGAATATATCATTCTGGTATATGAAAATAGCTAAAAAATTAACAGAAGATAGGCAAGTGATTATATACGACTTACGGGGTCATGGTTATAGTGATACAACTCCATCAGGTTACGATACTAGTACGATGGAAAAGGATTTAGCAGAGCTGTTAAGAATCAATGATGTAAAAAGTTACCATTTAGTCGGCCATAGTTATGGTGCTGGAATATGCATATTGCATGCAGCAAAAAACCAAAAAAGTGTAAAAACATTAACAATTGCAGATATGCAGATAACAAGTTTACAACCAATACTACAATTAAAAGAATGGCCACACTGGCAGAGGTGGAAAAAAGAACTGCTAGATAATGGTATAAAAAAATTACCAGAGGATACAAGCAACATAGACTTTACATTGCTTCAATACTTAAATACATTAACAGGAATACGGGGAGAAGCAGAAGGAAAAAGGTCGTTAAAGAAATTATCATTAAAAAACAAGGCTTCTACGAGTTGGCATCAATTAATTAAAAATACTACTGCCAAAAAGGATTTTGAAGATCAATCATCATTGAAAAGAGAAATTATTACTTCATTGAGATTACCAATATTATGTTTATATGGTGAGTTGTCACATTGCCTTCCAACGAGCAAGAAGATAAAAGAGCTAACAAAAGATTGTAAAAATATAGAGGTAGAGAATTTAGGTCACTTTCATCCAGCGTTAAACCCTGATAGATTTATAATAGAAGTAACAAGATTCATAAAAGATATAGAAGCAAGAGGTCAGTGAAATGTGTGAACAAAGCAAAGAACTAGTCTTAATCACAGGAGGAAGTAGTGGGATAGGAAAAGAGCTAGGTAGAGAATTCATAAAAAGGGGTTATATAGTGATTATTACTAGCAGTAACAAGAAAAAACTATATAATACATACGAAGAAATTCAAAAAAATAAAAATGGTGAAAATCTCAAAGCGATAGTATGTGATGTAACCAAAGAAGAAGATGTAAAAGAGATGATAACAAAAGTAGAAGAATTGAAAGTAACAGTTTCTATATTAATCACATGTGCAGGAGTTAGTAAAAGTAAAGAATCCGAAAGAGTAATGCCTTATTCTATACAAGAACTACCCAAAGATGAATGGGATTCTATTCTCAATGTAAATCTAAAAGGAGTGTTCTTGACAAATAAAGCCATTTCAAACATTATGAAAAAACAGCGGTATGGGCAAATAATAAATATAGGTTCATCAACAACAAAATATGGGCTACGAGGCCAGCCATATGCTCCAGCATATTGTGCTTCAAAATTTGCAGTAATGGGCTTAGGTAAATCCTTGTCACACGAATTAGAAGAATACGGGATAACGGTACAAACAATATGCCCTGGTTTAGTAGAGACACCATTAACGGAAAACACAGCACTAAAAACACTTTTTGACGGAAAAGCAATGAAACCAAAAAACCTGGCAAAATCAATAGCAGATATGATCGAATCGAACAAAATGATCAAAACATTAAATCCATTTTATCTTCCAAATTAATGAAAGTTAATAACAAAAAAATATATAACCCATGCCCACAAAAGGGATGTCAAAGAAAGCAATTTGAAAAGATAAGTAAAAATGGATTTGGCGATGGAAACAATAGTTATGCACACTCATCGGCTTGGTTTAATGGAGCGCTCTATGTGGGGACTACGCGATGTAACATGTGTATGCTCAAGTTTAGTGTGTCCCATAATTCTCAGACAGCACTTGAAGAAATGAAAATTTGGCCAGTAGAATGCCCAGATACAATAGAAGGAATATATGAATTAGATAGAAGAGCACAGATCTGGAGGTATAGGCCTGAACTCAATGAATGGAAAATGGTGTATAGGTCGCCACTTGTTAGTCCCGTCGAGAAATATATGGAAACATTAAAAGGAAATGATGGAAAGGAGCGAAAGGTAAGTACGAAAAAAGACCTTGTACCGCGCGATATTGGCTATAGAGGAATGTGTGTTTTTAAGGGAAAATCAGATAAAGTGGAAGCGCTATATATAGCTTCGTGGGCTCCAAGTCTAGCACCAGGACCATTGATACTTAGGACTGAAGATGGAGAAAACTTTGATATTGTCTCAGAATACGGCGTAATAGGGTTACCAGTTACAAGCATAAGATCGCTTATAAAATTTAAAGGGAAATTATATATGTCACCTACGGGTAGCAGGGGGGGTAATGCAAATACCTCTGATATTCAAGTGGTCTATGCGAGTGATGATCCAGCAAAAGGAAATTGGAAACAAACTATGATATCGGGATTTGGCGACATAAAAAATGAAAGTATATTTTCACTGGGAGTATCAAAAGATTGGCTATATGCAGGTACATTTAATTGCAATGGATACCAGATATGGAGAACAAAAGGAGGAAAGTATGCAGAGCACGACTGGGAATGCGTAGTAAAAGATGGGGCAGGTAGAGGGTCCACTAATCAAATAGCATTAAGTATATGTTACTTCAAAAACAATCTATATGTAGGGAGTGGAATTCAAAATGGAGGATACGACAGGGTAAACATGATTGGTCCAGCAGCATCAACATTAATCAGAATAAACGAAGAAACAGGAAAAAATGAATTAGTTGTAGGGACACCATATAAGAGAAATGGAGATGTAGTTATGCCGATATCAGGATTATCGGATGGTTTTGGAAATAAATTCAATGGATATTTCTGGAGGATGACAAGTCATGAGGGATGGCTGTATCTAGGGACATACGATGCTAGTTGCCTTGTAGATTGGATAGAAGTAGATAAATTATCTAAATTAAACGCAGAATTGTTTAATCATATAGGCTTAGATATGATCAAGAAGAATAGAGGATTTGAACTATGGAGAAGCTACGATGGTGAAAATTGGATACCGGTTGATCGAAAGGGTTTTGGTTGCATTTTTAATAATGGGATAAGAAACTTAGTTTCAACACCAAAGGGCCTATTTGTAGGTACAGCAAATCCGTTCGGGCCAAAAATAGCGAAAGAAATAAATGGAAATTGGGAATATATAGATAACCCAGAAGGTGGACTTGAAGTATGGATGAGTCAATGACATCAAGTAATACAATGAAAACAGATGTATACAGATTCAACAATGTGAACAAAGTAATCTGTGCCAACTGCGCTGGAAAAAAGAGCAAAGTATACAAATTAATAAACAAAGATAAAAACACAGTGTACGAATTAGACATAAAAGACTACTATCTGTGTAAACTTTGTAATGGAAAAAATACAATAAATACAATTATAGAAACTTTCTCAACAGTAACTGGTGATGATGTAGACAGAGAATCACTCATAGAATTTCTTCAAGAACTAGAAAAAGAGGGTATAATAGATAAGATAATTCAAATAGAATCGTCAAAAACTATAAACATAGAAGACGAAGCGAGGATATATGCTGATATACTTAAAGAGTCAAAAAGAGAGACTGAATTAAAAATAGACGATGAAAATAATATCGAAGAACCAAGCTTAATGATATGGATATGGGAGTCTAGAAATCCGCAGAATATATTAAAGGGGGCAAGCGAATTCAGTAAATCGATCAGGGGGTTTATAAACCTAGCTCAATATTCATTAGTCATACTATTCCCATTAGCAATTGGAACCATACTAAACAATATAGACCAACTCAAAGCCGATTATACAACTTACCTCATTGAAAACATTCCGAATATTTTCGGCTTGCTAACAGTGGCTGGAGTTCAAGCATCACTGGCGGGATTGGCATCAGGAATCGTGACACAGTCGTTTAATAACCCTCCTACAAGTATTAGCTTTGGCCTACTAATGGGATTTATTCCACAAGTTGCAATAAGATTTAAGTCTGAGTATTTAACAAGCAGGCAGAGAAGAATAGCTTTCTCATCAATTATTAAAGTTAGAATGTTTGTGTTATCGGTAGCGGTATATATATGGCAAACAAGTCACACCTATGGAACCACATTACCGTTTTATACGATTATTTTCATAATTACAGGTTTTATAGGCTTGATAATTGATTCATTCCCTTTATGGCCATCACCAGGATATTATAGCCTTATATCTGCAATAGACAAACAAGATGTAATCCGAAGCACAATAAGCATTTGGCTGATGCTTATTAAAGGAGTAAGCTTGCCTAAGGAGCTATCAGCTAGAAGGATAAATATTTCTAAAGTTATCGGAATAATAGGACTGATAGAAGGGCTTATAATAATATATATCTTAATATCGTTCTTGTCGAGAGGGATATCGGATGTTTTTGTTAAGGAAGTCTTCGGTGAAGGGGCACGGTGGCTAATATCACTAGGGCTAACGTTGTACGTTGCTAATGTGGTTTACAAATTTTGGAAAGCAATGAGCAATGCGAGAGAAGCTAAATTGGGAAGCATTCCCACAACAAAAAAATGAGTATAAAAAAAATCATGTCAAACTTTTTAACTAAATACTTAAAATTTCCTCCCAAAACTAAAAGACAGCAATCGACATATATATTTCTGCTTTTGATAGGATTGTCAATCCCATACAAGAGCTCACCAGGTGGGTTGTTTACAGTAACAGCTGAAGGTAAACAAAATTTACAAGCGCCATTTAATGGAGAAATAGTAAAAACGATAAACGAAAAAGAGTTTAATGATAAAATCAAAAAAGGTACATTAATCGCAACAGTATCGTCAGACCAGATAGAAACAAAGCTGTATGAAATTGAGGAGCAAATACAAGCACAAGAATCTAAAATACTAACACTTCAAGCACAAATACAGGTCGACACTAAGCAACTATTGCAATACCAAGATTTGTATAGTAACAGTTCTGAAAAGTACAAAAGAGAGTATAGCTTATACAAATCAGGGAGTGTGTCTTTAAATAAGATAGGGGATACTGAAAGGCAGATGAATATAGATAAAAATAATATTAATACTCAGAAAAGTGTTATCGCAAAGAGTGAACAACAAGTAAAGACAGCTGAGTACGAATTTGCTCAGCTTAAGGAAAAG
This Synechococcus sp. WH 8016 DNA region includes the following protein-coding sequences:
- a CDS encoding alpha/beta fold hydrolase encodes the protein MKKANCLGAKINYMILGTRQDKSPIVLVHGLGANISFWYMKIAKKLTEDRQVIIYDLRGHGYSDTTPSGYDTSTMEKDLAELLRINDVKSYHLVGHSYGAGICILHAAKNQKSVKTLTIADMQITSLQPILQLKEWPHWQRWKKELLDNGIKKLPEDTSNIDFTLLQYLNTLTGIRGEAEGKRSLKKLSLKNKASTSWHQLIKNTTAKKDFEDQSSLKREIITSLRLPILCLYGELSHCLPTSKKIKELTKDCKNIEVENLGHFHPALNPDRFIIEVTRFIKDIEARGQ
- a CDS encoding alkaline phosphatase family protein, with the protein product MKKVLMIGLDGATFSLLKPLINQGYMPFLGEILKEGYHAELISTPVPLTPPGWISTVTGVKPETHGIYDFLRPEVTNNGVYLKVNDSRDIKNNTVWTIASRQGKKITSMNFYGMSPPVELDGYLISGFIPWKHLRSATTPESLFDEIKVSKDIDIKKLGMDISEEKKCIQGLPESEYEEWIEMQAVRDENWTKLMKYLMRKDPTDLTAIVYDGTDKIQHLFWRYLDPELEQKTVTNEWAKSIREKCLNYYKQIDISIRDLVKESGGETNLVITSDHGFGPTDEVVYINEWLHRQGYLKWANDTEEEDNTKLTADRIKDHSSMIDWKNTMAYVLTPSSNAIYINRKSEVNENGISVEDYPGFCKKIQEELLAYSCEIDGGKIFVKADLNEKRMNKEEDLNCAPDITLGLRDSGFVSILRSAEVVRKREVIDGTHRPNGIFIGYGPMFNKGTGKELSIYDITPILLYGLGASIPTGLDGEVPKHIINSEYLKENPVTVSDKLNTERKESENKKEISEEEKEALMAQLKMLGYMD
- a CDS encoding SDR family oxidoreductase; protein product: MCEQSKELVLITGGSSGIGKELGREFIKRGYIVIITSSNKKKLYNTYEEIQKNKNGENLKAIVCDVTKEEDVKEMITKVEELKVTVSILITCAGVSKSKESERVMPYSIQELPKDEWDSILNVNLKGVFLTNKAISNIMKKQRYGQIINIGSSTTKYGLRGQPYAPAYCASKFAVMGLGKSLSHELEEYGITVQTICPGLVETPLTENTALKTLFDGKAMKPKNLAKSIADMIESNKMIKTLNPFYLPN
- a CDS encoding HlyD family secretion protein, with product MSNFLTKYLKFPPKTKRQQSTYIFLLLIGLSIPYKSSPGGLFTVTAEGKQNLQAPFNGEIVKTINEKEFNDKIKKGTLIATVSSDQIETKLYEIEEQIQAQESKILTLQAQIQVDTKQLLQYQDLYSNSSEKYKREYSLYKSGSVSLNKIGDTERQMNIDKNNINTQKSVIAKSEQQVKTAEYEFAQLKEKQRYYSNLLSKSDILMPFDGYIYSQNLSSRIGSQVNAGDNIANASKIRQYFGLMQISENTAGVIKINKEVDIRLSSDPLKTLSGRVVQINQAAVANESKGQTSKNIDSGNNVKIVKDTTGKILEVKVKIIDSQGVRLVPGLTGWGKVSGGYVPLFWAFAKSLFRFVQIEVWSWFP
- a CDS encoding PqqD family protein; this translates as MTSSNTMKTDVYRFNNVNKVICANCAGKKSKVYKLINKDKNTVYELDIKDYYLCKLCNGKNTINTIIETFSTVTGDDVDRESLIEFLQELEKEGIIDKIIQIESSKTINIEDEARIYADILKESKRETELKIDDENNIEEPSLMIWIWESRNPQNILKGASEFSKSIRGFINLAQYSLVILFPLAIGTILNNIDQLKADYTTYLIENIPNIFGLLTVAGVQASLAGLASGIVTQSFNNPPTSISFGLLMGFIPQVAIRFKSEYLTSRQRRIAFSSIIKVRMFVLSVAVYIWQTSHTYGTTLPFYTIIFIITGFIGLIIDSFPLWPSPGYYSLISAIDKQDVIRSTISIWLMLIKGVSLPKELSARRINISKVIGIIGLIEGLIIIYILISFLSRGISDVFVKEVFGEGARWLISLGLTLYVANVVYKFWKAMSNAREAKLGSIPTTKK